In Blastopirellula sediminis, the following proteins share a genomic window:
- a CDS encoding aldehyde dehydrogenase (NADP(+)): protein MSDIQPVLIAGQWKAADASDTFQADNPATKQPLPARYPISNWSDVDAALSAAAEAFTTLSQLPPEKIAAFLVRFAELIEANGDALCEIANAESGLPISPRLKDVELPRTYNQLRAAAAAATERSWKQATIDTKTNIRAYFAPLGPACVFGPNNFPFAFGSASGGDFAAAIAAGNPVIAKANPSCPGTTQLMAKLAFQAIQETDLPPATVQLFYHCSYDDGVKLVSDPRIGATAYTGSRRAGLVLKEAADKHGKPIYLELSSVNPVVILPGALQERGDKLVDEFSGSCLMGAGQFCTNPGLVVVIDNAESQKFVTETAAKFSAAPVGTLLSKNVETGLTVALQTLKEAGAEELAGGAAGAGTGYSHANTLLKVSAAKFLTDPELFQTEAFGNGSLIVVAKDLGESVAVIDSLEGNLTGCVYSDTQGSDDAAYAELEPHLRVKVGRLLNDKMPTGVAVSPAMNHGGPFPATGHPAFTAVGIPAALVRFGMLQCYDNVRAARLPLELQDKNPTGKTWRLIDGTWTTGDVAS, encoded by the coding sequence ATGTCTGATATTCAACCGGTCCTGATCGCCGGCCAATGGAAAGCGGCCGACGCTTCCGACACGTTCCAAGCCGACAATCCCGCGACCAAACAGCCGCTGCCGGCGCGCTATCCGATCAGCAACTGGAGCGACGTCGACGCCGCTCTTTCGGCCGCCGCCGAAGCGTTCACCACTCTCTCGCAACTTCCGCCGGAAAAGATCGCCGCGTTTCTCGTTCGCTTCGCCGAACTGATTGAAGCCAATGGCGACGCCCTTTGCGAGATTGCAAACGCTGAAAGCGGACTGCCGATCAGTCCGCGTCTGAAGGATGTCGAGCTGCCGCGCACGTACAACCAACTGCGGGCTGCTGCCGCCGCGGCGACGGAACGATCGTGGAAACAAGCGACGATCGACACCAAGACCAACATCCGCGCTTACTTCGCGCCGCTCGGACCGGCCTGCGTCTTCGGACCGAACAACTTCCCGTTCGCCTTCGGCAGCGCTTCTGGCGGCGACTTCGCCGCTGCGATTGCTGCCGGCAATCCGGTGATCGCCAAAGCGAATCCTTCCTGCCCCGGCACGACGCAGTTGATGGCGAAGCTCGCCTTCCAAGCGATTCAGGAAACCGATCTGCCGCCGGCCACGGTACAGCTCTTCTATCACTGCAGCTACGACGACGGCGTCAAACTGGTCTCTGATCCCCGCATCGGCGCTACTGCGTACACCGGCAGTCGTCGCGCTGGTCTCGTGCTGAAAGAAGCGGCCGACAAGCATGGCAAGCCGATCTATCTGGAACTGTCGAGCGTCAATCCAGTCGTGATCCTGCCTGGCGCCCTACAGGAACGTGGCGACAAGTTGGTCGACGAGTTCAGCGGCAGCTGCCTGATGGGCGCCGGTCAGTTCTGCACGAACCCCGGTTTGGTCGTGGTGATCGATAACGCCGAGAGCCAGAAGTTCGTCACGGAGACCGCCGCCAAGTTCTCCGCCGCTCCGGTCGGCACGCTGTTGTCGAAGAACGTCGAAACCGGGCTGACCGTCGCGCTGCAAACGCTCAAGGAAGCTGGCGCTGAGGAACTCGCTGGCGGAGCGGCCGGCGCCGGAACCGGTTACAGCCACGCCAACACGCTCCTTAAAGTGAGCGCCGCGAAGTTTCTGACCGATCCCGAACTGTTCCAAACCGAAGCGTTCGGTAACGGCTCGCTGATCGTCGTCGCCAAGGACCTGGGGGAATCGGTCGCGGTGATCGACTCGCTGGAAGGAAACCTGACCGGTTGCGTTTACAGCGACACGCAAGGTTCAGACGACGCCGCCTACGCTGAACTTGAACCGCATCTCCGCGTCAAAGTGGGACGGCTCCTCAACGACAAGATGCCGACCGGCGTCGCCGTCAGCCCGGCGATGAATCACGGCGGCCCCTTCCCTGCGACCGGCCATCCGGCGTTCACCGCGGTTGGCATTCCGGCGGCGCTCGTTCGCTTCGGCATGCTGCAGTGCTACGACAACGTCCGCGCCGCTCGCTTGCCGCTCGAACTGCAAGATAAGAACCCGACCGGCAAAACCTGGCGATTGATCGACGGAACCTGGACGACCGGCGACGTCGCTTCGTAA
- a CDS encoding DUF368 domain-containing protein translates to MNQNAPQPNTPPQASLRDAARHAGCGLVMGAADAIPGVSGGTVALVLGIYRRLVAAISHFDMTSLRMLLTRRWRELAQRIDLFFLLALGCGIAVGLGTFILLIHELIEPESPARPYTYAVFFGAITASSWLVMKLIDAPTKGSQAICWALGIVGAAAAFAMTGPQVFPNVEQTPPLWFTFCCGMIAICAMILPGISGSYLLLILGMYRYLSGIPKALLKGEATGADLVQFVVFALGCAIGLITFSKFLRWLLHRFEPQTMALMCGFMIGALRALWPWREGDAFVAPPSTGALLGCVALALIAAVAVCGADYLTGANNKIDEAVHEPVE, encoded by the coding sequence ATGAACCAAAACGCGCCACAGCCGAACACGCCCCCGCAAGCGTCGCTACGTGATGCGGCTCGTCATGCCGGTTGCGGACTGGTGATGGGCGCAGCCGATGCGATCCCTGGCGTCTCGGGCGGAACGGTCGCGCTGGTCCTTGGCATCTATCGTCGACTGGTCGCGGCGATCAGTCATTTTGATATGACCTCGCTGCGCATGTTGCTGACTCGCCGCTGGCGCGAACTTGCCCAGCGCATCGATTTGTTCTTTCTGCTGGCGCTTGGCTGCGGGATTGCCGTCGGCCTGGGAACGTTCATTCTGTTGATTCATGAATTGATCGAGCCGGAAAGTCCCGCGCGACCTTATACCTACGCCGTCTTCTTCGGCGCGATTACCGCGTCGAGTTGGTTGGTGATGAAACTGATTGATGCGCCGACCAAGGGAAGCCAGGCGATCTGTTGGGCGCTCGGCATCGTTGGCGCTGCGGCCGCGTTCGCAATGACAGGCCCGCAGGTTTTTCCGAACGTCGAACAAACTCCGCCTCTCTGGTTCACCTTCTGCTGCGGCATGATCGCGATTTGCGCCATGATTTTGCCGGGGATCAGCGGTTCTTACTTGCTGTTGATCTTGGGGATGTATCGCTACCTCAGCGGCATTCCGAAAGCGCTTCTCAAAGGAGAAGCGACCGGCGCCGACCTGGTGCAGTTCGTCGTTTTCGCGCTGGGCTGCGCGATCGGGCTGATCACGTTCAGCAAATTCCTCCGTTGGCTGCTTCATCGTTTTGAACCGCAAACGATGGCGCTGATGTGCGGTTTCATGATCGGCGCGCTCCGGGCTCTTTGGCCGTGGCGCGAAGGGGACGCCTTCGTCGCTCCTCCCTCGACCGGCGCTCTGCTCGGCTGCGTCGCGCTCGCCCTGATCGCCGCCGTCGCCGTCTGCGGCGCCGATTACCTGACCGGCGCCAACAACAAGATCGACGAAGCGGTCCACGAACCAGTCGAGTAG
- a CDS encoding secondary thiamine-phosphate synthase enzyme YjbQ yields the protein MKSHTKELWMDVPQRRQILSIHRDVEQAVADSGVQEGLVLVNAMHITASVFINDDESGLHADYDRWLEELAPFNPGTDPKQGGYLHNRTGEDNADAHHKRQIMGREVMVAITKGKLHLGPWEHIFYYEFDGRRRKRILIKVIGE from the coding sequence TTGAAATCGCACACCAAAGAACTCTGGATGGACGTTCCGCAGCGGCGGCAGATCCTTTCGATTCATCGCGACGTAGAACAAGCAGTCGCCGACAGCGGCGTGCAGGAAGGGCTCGTCCTGGTCAACGCGATGCACATCACCGCGTCGGTCTTCATCAACGACGACGAGAGCGGCCTGCATGCCGACTACGATCGTTGGCTCGAGGAACTCGCCCCGTTCAACCCCGGTACCGATCCGAAACAAGGAGGCTACCTCCACAACCGCACCGGCGAAGACAACGCCGACGCCCATCACAAACGCCAAATCATGGGCCGCGAAGTGATGGTAGCGATCACCAAGGGGAAGCTGCACTTGGGACCGTGGGAGCATATTTTTTACTACGAGTTCGACGGGCGACGACGGAAGCGGATTTTGATCAAGGTCATTGGGGAGTAA
- the ispE gene encoding 4-(cytidine 5'-diphospho)-2-C-methyl-D-erythritol kinase, translated as MFLKRSADSITVHSPAKLNLFLELLAKRPDGFHELETIMTAIDVFDTLRFTATDDSQLTLSCRFAPGTEAAAQGEDADALLGDLPTGPTNLVYRAVDLVRRTAGIEQGAKIELIKRIPAASGLGGASSDAAAALVAADIVWKLGWSRTKLSELAAQLGSDVPFFLHTGLFGNGMALCRGRGEIITPLPVTRRMHFVVVRPPGGLSTADVFRRCTIPANPFAASDLCDTLQSGTMTDIGRRMHNRLSEPSRELSTEIDRLTKSMLQAGAISSQMSGSGSACFALCQDPRHARRVAAKLKSQRLGVVFTASNCGVQWN; from the coding sequence ATGTTTCTCAAGCGATCGGCAGACTCGATCACCGTCCATTCGCCTGCAAAGTTAAACCTGTTTCTCGAGTTGCTGGCGAAACGCCCCGATGGTTTTCATGAATTGGAAACTATCATGACTGCGATCGACGTCTTTGATACGCTTCGCTTTACGGCGACTGACGACTCGCAGTTGACGCTCAGTTGTCGCTTTGCGCCAGGGACCGAAGCCGCCGCTCAGGGTGAAGACGCCGACGCACTTCTCGGGGACTTACCGACCGGGCCGACCAATTTGGTTTATCGCGCCGTCGATCTGGTCCGCCGCACCGCCGGGATCGAGCAAGGCGCCAAGATTGAGCTGATAAAACGAATCCCGGCCGCATCGGGACTTGGTGGAGCGTCAAGCGACGCCGCTGCAGCACTCGTCGCGGCAGATATCGTCTGGAAGTTGGGTTGGTCGCGTACGAAGCTTTCGGAACTCGCCGCTCAACTAGGGAGCGACGTTCCCTTCTTCTTGCATACCGGGCTGTTCGGCAACGGCATGGCTCTTTGCCGCGGAAGGGGTGAGATCATTACGCCGCTCCCGGTCACGCGGCGGATGCACTTCGTGGTCGTTCGTCCCCCAGGCGGGTTGTCGACGGCCGATGTATTTCGGCGGTGTACGATCCCCGCCAACCCGTTTGCCGCAAGCGACTTGTGCGACACGCTGCAGTCAGGCACGATGACCGACATCGGTCGTCGGATGCATAACCGCTTGAGCGAACCTTCGCGCGAACTATCGACCGAGATTGATCGGTTGACGAAAAGCATGTTGCAGGCAGGAGCGATTTCCAGCCAAATGTCGGGGAGCGGCAGCGCCTGTTTTGCCCTCTGCCAAGATCCGCGACATGCCCGCAGAGTTGCAGCGAAACTGAAGAGCCAACGTTTGGGGGTTGTGTTTACCGCCAGCAACTGCGGCGTACAGTGGAATTAG
- a CDS encoding MFS transporter: MHIDSSSMPEPEEISGYRKPWYREMTRYHWFVFVVAALGWLFDCLDQQLFVLARPAVMRDLVTEDSLTSAQLKMPNALQAARSRNADYATSIFMLGWATGGLAFGILGDRWGRAKTMVITILMYSVFTGLSSIAQGVFDFALYRFLTGLGVGGEFAIGVALVAESMPSRARAYALSSLQALSATGNISAALINLNLGLAQEQGLVESPWRIMFLIGAVPALLALLIRRYLKEPESWQKAKAEQALGKSNQLGSYRELFSDAKIRRHALLGLVLACAGVVGLWSIGFYTPDLIKTVQRPEVTATVYRQERDRLIAAGEVEKVAVLEELIGTLTTGSTSGELSEAAKSMQTELSNQVEGRLARWSSYASMAINVGAFLGMFGFGALSQKIGRKPTFALGLLAAFVSTACVFLFLKEFWQIWVMVPVMGFCQLSLFAGYAIYFPELFPTRLRSTGVSFCYNVGRFAAAGGPLVKAQLDQLFGFGGEAFRYTGATMACVFLIGLVVLPFLPETRDQELPE; this comes from the coding sequence GTGCATATTGATTCATCGTCGATGCCTGAGCCGGAGGAGATTTCCGGCTATCGAAAGCCGTGGTATCGGGAGATGACCCGGTATCATTGGTTCGTCTTCGTCGTCGCGGCGTTGGGATGGTTGTTCGACTGTCTCGATCAGCAACTCTTCGTCTTGGCCCGTCCGGCCGTGATGCGCGATCTGGTCACCGAAGACTCGCTCACTTCGGCGCAGCTGAAGATGCCGAACGCGCTGCAAGCGGCCCGCAGCCGAAACGCCGACTACGCCACCTCCATCTTTATGCTCGGCTGGGCGACCGGAGGATTGGCGTTCGGGATTCTGGGGGATCGGTGGGGCCGCGCCAAGACGATGGTCATCACCATTTTGATGTACTCCGTCTTTACGGGGCTAAGTTCGATCGCCCAGGGGGTATTCGATTTTGCGCTCTATCGATTTTTGACCGGCTTAGGGGTCGGGGGAGAATTCGCCATCGGCGTGGCGCTAGTCGCCGAGTCGATGCCTTCCCGTGCGCGAGCCTATGCGCTCAGCAGCTTGCAGGCCCTTTCCGCCACCGGCAACATCAGCGCGGCGCTGATCAACTTGAATCTTGGTCTTGCCCAAGAACAAGGATTGGTCGAGAGCCCCTGGCGAATCATGTTTTTGATCGGCGCGGTGCCGGCCTTGTTGGCGTTGCTCATTCGCCGCTATTTGAAAGAGCCGGAGTCGTGGCAAAAAGCGAAGGCGGAGCAGGCGCTTGGCAAGAGCAACCAGCTGGGAAGCTATCGCGAGCTCTTCAGCGACGCCAAGATTCGTAGGCACGCGCTGTTGGGATTGGTGCTCGCATGCGCTGGCGTCGTCGGTTTGTGGTCGATTGGGTTTTATACGCCTGACCTGATCAAGACGGTGCAGCGTCCGGAAGTGACCGCCACGGTTTATCGGCAAGAGCGGGATCGATTGATCGCGGCCGGCGAGGTGGAGAAAGTCGCCGTGCTGGAAGAGTTGATAGGGACGCTGACCACTGGTTCGACTTCGGGAGAACTGAGCGAAGCGGCCAAGTCGATGCAGACGGAGCTGAGCAACCAGGTCGAAGGGCGCCTGGCACGCTGGTCGAGTTACGCATCGATGGCGATTAACGTCGGCGCGTTTCTGGGGATGTTCGGCTTCGGCGCGCTGTCGCAAAAGATTGGCCGGAAGCCGACGTTTGCGCTCGGCTTGCTCGCCGCGTTCGTCAGTACGGCGTGCGTCTTTTTGTTCTTGAAAGAGTTCTGGCAAATCTGGGTAATGGTGCCGGTGATGGGCTTCTGTCAGCTCTCCCTCTTCGCCGGCTACGCGATTTACTTCCCCGAACTCTTCCCGACTCGACTGCGATCGACCGGGGTGAGCTTCTGCTACAACGTCGGACGGTTCGCCGCCGCCGGCGGACCGCTGGTCAAAGCGCAGTTGGACCAGCTGTTCGGCTTCGGCGGCGAAGCGTTTCGCTATACCGGCGCGACGATGGCATGCGTCTTTTTGATCGGGCTAGTGGTGCTGCCGTTCCTGCCGGAGACCCGCGATCAGGAGTTGCCGGAGTAG
- a CDS encoding HD domain-containing protein, whose amino-acid sequence MYERQESEYYRAKMKAARRLCRGWVKPADLPSNSEIRDEVQSLARMFEGDARLDNLREMRFAALHAMKLLANFRPRLIGSVLTGHVRRGSDIDIHVFSDSVEPIAATLEREGMFFDIERKEVRKAGENQVYIHVHIQDVYPIELTVYPSDKAHFVFKSSITGKAIERMSIRELEQFLEKEYPNVDADEELAAAENRVDRFLQYEMLLLPLEFVKQNPHYHPEGDALYHSLQVFELARRESPYDEEFLLAALLHDVGKGIDPRDHVAAGLDALGDTITERTRWLIEHHMAAHALLDGSLGARAKKRLQQSEDFDGLMLLGKCDEGGRQVGMQVMEVSEAIDYLRDLARECGDW is encoded by the coding sequence ATGTATGAACGTCAAGAATCGGAATATTATCGGGCCAAGATGAAAGCGGCCCGGCGTCTTTGCCGCGGCTGGGTTAAACCGGCCGACTTGCCCAGCAACTCCGAAATCCGGGACGAGGTTCAATCGCTCGCGCGGATGTTCGAAGGGGACGCGCGGCTCGACAACCTCCGCGAAATGCGTTTCGCCGCTCTCCATGCGATGAAGCTGCTCGCCAACTTTCGTCCGCGTCTGATCGGCAGCGTGCTGACCGGGCATGTCCGTCGCGGATCGGATATCGATATCCACGTCTTCTCCGACAGCGTCGAACCGATCGCGGCGACGCTCGAACGCGAGGGGATGTTTTTCGACATCGAGCGCAAGGAAGTTCGCAAAGCGGGCGAAAACCAGGTTTACATTCACGTCCATATCCAGGACGTCTATCCGATCGAACTGACCGTTTATCCCAGCGACAAAGCCCACTTCGTCTTCAAAAGCTCGATCACCGGCAAGGCGATCGAGCGGATGAGCATTCGCGAACTTGAGCAGTTCCTGGAAAAGGAATATCCCAACGTCGACGCCGACGAAGAATTGGCCGCCGCCGAGAATCGCGTTGATCGATTTCTGCAGTACGAGATGCTTCTCTTGCCGCTGGAGTTCGTGAAGCAGAATCCGCATTATCATCCGGAAGGGGATGCGCTTTATCACAGCTTGCAGGTCTTTGAGCTCGCTCGGCGTGAGTCTCCGTATGACGAAGAGTTTCTGCTCGCCGCGCTCTTACATGACGTGGGGAAGGGGATCGATCCGCGTGATCATGTCGCGGCGGGACTGGATGCGCTGGGTGATACCATCACCGAGCGCACGCGTTGGCTGATCGAACATCACATGGCAGCGCATGCGCTGCTCGACGGTTCGCTCGGCGCTCGTGCGAAAAAGCGACTCCAGCAGTCCGAAGACTTCGACGGCTTGATGCTCTTGGGCAAGTGCGACGAAGGGGGGCGCCAAGTCGGCATGCAGGTGATGGAAGTGAGCGAAGCGATCGACTACCTGCGCGATCTGGCTCGCGAATGCGGCGACTGGTAG
- the can gene encoding carbonate dehydratase produces the protein MRLLPQLMANNRAWAESVLKEDPEFFAHLAKGQKPEILWIGCADSRVPANQIIGLKPGDVFVHRNIANVVVHSDFNCQSVIEYAVSVLRVKHIIVCGHYSCGGVKAAAEDHHVGLIDGWLRHIRDVRQKHDDLLQRISSDEKRIDRLCELNVVEQALNVSHSTVVQEAWAHGQQLAVHGWIYSINNGLINDLNVTIDSPSEIATAYRVAVDHDHHA, from the coding sequence ATGCGACTACTCCCTCAACTGATGGCGAACAACCGGGCCTGGGCGGAAAGCGTTCTTAAGGAAGACCCTGAGTTCTTTGCGCATCTGGCGAAAGGTCAGAAACCGGAAATCCTTTGGATCGGCTGTGCTGACAGCCGCGTGCCGGCCAATCAAATCATCGGCCTGAAGCCGGGGGACGTCTTCGTCCACCGCAACATCGCCAACGTCGTCGTTCATAGCGATTTCAATTGCCAAAGCGTCATCGAGTACGCGGTAAGCGTACTCCGAGTGAAGCACATCATCGTCTGCGGTCACTACAGCTGCGGCGGCGTGAAAGCTGCCGCCGAGGACCACCACGTCGGCCTCATCGATGGCTGGCTACGGCACATCCGCGACGTCCGCCAAAAGCATGACGACCTACTGCAACGCATTAGCTCTGACGAGAAACGAATCGATCGGCTGTGCGAATTGAATGTCGTGGAACAAGCGCTAAACGTTTCTCATTCAACCGTCGTGCAAGAAGCCTGGGCTCATGGGCAGCAACTAGCGGTGCACGGCTGGATCTACTCCATCAACAATGGCTTGATCAACGATTTGAACGTCACCATCGACAGCCCGTCCGAAATCGCCACAGCATATCGCGTCGCTGTTGACCACGACCATCATGCGTAA
- a CDS encoding DUF1559 family PulG-like putative transporter, giving the protein MSRSNRRLRVGFTLVELLVVIAIIGVLIALLLPAVQQAREAARRTQCLNNLKQVGLSLHNFHDTYREFPPSRIEYGYLGWAAFLLPFMEQNALYDSLDMKATYASQTAAAQQAAIPGYVCPSRHGVGDMATTLEAINGSVSTDAGPVWDYASCDGDSGDDAKLRRVTSTGMLIIAEGNHTKYKSLTKMASVTDGLSNTIAIGEKHIRQVNLLSETTGGDGPVLSGWAYTSMRAAGPGYPLAKGTTDTVSGVEKLVFGSFHPGVVNFVLGDASVRSIGTTIDTTNLGYLANRQDGNVISVDY; this is encoded by the coding sequence ATGTCTCGTTCGAATCGTCGACTGCGCGTAGGGTTTACGCTGGTCGAACTCTTGGTAGTAATCGCAATCATCGGCGTCTTGATCGCTTTGTTGTTGCCCGCCGTTCAACAGGCCCGCGAAGCGGCCCGTCGGACGCAATGCTTGAACAATCTGAAGCAGGTCGGTCTGTCGCTGCACAACTTCCATGACACCTATCGCGAGTTCCCGCCGAGTCGTATTGAGTATGGTTATCTCGGCTGGGCGGCGTTCCTGCTTCCGTTCATGGAGCAGAACGCGCTTTACGATTCGCTCGATATGAAGGCGACCTACGCCAGTCAAACGGCGGCCGCGCAGCAAGCGGCGATTCCCGGCTACGTTTGCCCGAGTCGACATGGCGTCGGCGATATGGCGACCACATTGGAAGCGATCAACGGCAGCGTCTCGACCGACGCTGGCCCGGTCTGGGACTATGCGTCTTGTGACGGCGATTCGGGGGACGATGCCAAGTTGCGCCGCGTCACTTCGACCGGCATGTTGATCATCGCCGAAGGTAACCACACGAAGTACAAGTCGCTCACCAAGATGGCCTCGGTGACCGACGGTTTGTCGAACACGATTGCGATCGGCGAAAAGCATATTCGCCAGGTGAACTTGCTGAGCGAAACGACCGGCGGCGACGGCCCGGTTCTGAGCGGTTGGGCCTATACTTCGATGCGTGCGGCCGGGCCCGGTTATCCGCTGGCCAAAGGGACGACCGATACGGTCTCCGGCGTCGAGAAGTTGGTCTTCGGCAGCTTCCACCCCGGCGTGGTGAACTTCGTTTTGGGAGACGCCAGCGTGCGGTCGATTGGAACGACGATCGACACGACCAACCTTGGTTATCTCGCCAATCGCCAAGATGGCAATGTGATCAGCGTCGATTACTAA
- a CDS encoding SpoVG family protein, protein MNITEVRIKLMEDASDRLRGFCSITFDDAFVVRDLKIIEGSSGPFVAMPSRKLTAHCPQCGGKNHLRAGYCNNCGFRLRVAPAERTADGRAKLYADIAHPINSECREMIQSRVIEEYEKEVEHAKQPGYRSRYDDYYGDAGEDYFEEEAFDDSHRSQSKPASPSQDQAHPPQPNPSGPHQQSSASSQPQRKRKFGQGIFEE, encoded by the coding sequence GTGAATATCACCGAAGTTCGTATCAAACTCATGGAAGACGCAAGCGACCGTCTGCGTGGATTTTGTTCGATCACGTTTGACGACGCTTTCGTCGTCCGTGATTTGAAAATCATTGAAGGTTCGAGCGGCCCCTTCGTCGCCATGCCGAGCCGCAAACTGACCGCTCACTGTCCGCAATGCGGCGGCAAGAATCATCTTCGCGCGGGCTACTGCAATAACTGCGGCTTTCGGCTGCGCGTCGCGCCGGCCGAAAGAACGGCCGACGGACGAGCCAAACTGTACGCCGACATCGCGCACCCAATCAATTCGGAGTGTCGCGAGATGATTCAAAGCCGCGTCATCGAAGAATACGAAAAGGAAGTCGAGCACGCCAAACAGCCAGGCTATCGCTCGCGCTATGACGACTACTACGGCGACGCCGGCGAAGACTACTTTGAAGAAGAAGCCTTCGACGACAGCCATCGCTCGCAGTCGAAGCCGGCGAGCCCGTCGCAAGATCAGGCTCACCCGCCGCAACCGAATCCTTCGGGGCCGCATCAACAAAGCTCCGCATCTTCGCAGCCGCAGCGCAAGCGGAAGTTCGGCCAAGGGATCTTCGAAGAATAG
- a CDS encoding fumarylacetoacetate hydrolase family protein, whose translation MKIVKYLDAAQSPQTGWWDGDVIRPLTLSLFPLLELANPAEAARNHVSPNCEPIPFSQATLLPPIEQHEVWAAGVTYTRSKAARMEESEAAADCYDRVYVSPRPELFMKATPHRVSGPEQPLRIRTDSKWNVPEPELGLVLNSKLQLVGYVAGNDMSSRDIEGENPLYLPQAKVYDQCCGLGPCIALRDDFDAEFAQLSDIKIDLTVRRSGEAAFTGSTDIGEMARTFADLIGYLGRDNSFPNGAILLTGTGVIPDSDFTLLAGDVVEITIAGIGTLRNPIVQG comes from the coding sequence ATGAAAATCGTCAAATATCTCGACGCGGCCCAATCGCCCCAGACCGGTTGGTGGGATGGCGACGTTATTCGCCCCCTGACGTTGTCGCTTTTTCCCTTGCTCGAATTGGCCAACCCAGCCGAGGCCGCCCGCAATCATGTTTCGCCCAATTGCGAGCCGATCCCGTTCTCTCAGGCGACGCTGCTGCCCCCGATCGAACAGCACGAAGTCTGGGCGGCCGGCGTTACCTATACCCGCAGCAAAGCGGCCAGGATGGAAGAGTCCGAAGCGGCCGCCGACTGTTACGACCGGGTTTACGTCTCCCCCCGGCCGGAACTGTTCATGAAGGCGACCCCCCATCGCGTTAGCGGTCCCGAACAACCGCTGCGGATCCGCACAGACTCGAAGTGGAACGTCCCCGAACCGGAGCTTGGGCTGGTCCTCAACTCGAAGCTGCAGTTGGTCGGCTATGTCGCTGGTAACGACATGAGCAGCCGCGACATCGAAGGAGAGAATCCGCTCTATCTGCCGCAGGCGAAGGTCTACGATCAGTGCTGCGGACTGGGACCGTGCATCGCGCTGCGAGACGACTTCGACGCCGAGTTCGCCCAGCTCTCCGACATCAAGATTGACCTCACGGTTCGTCGCAGCGGCGAAGCGGCGTTCACCGGTTCGACCGACATCGGCGAGATGGCCCGCACCTTCGCCGACTTGATCGGCTACCTTGGTCGTGATAACAGCTTTCCGAACGGCGCCATCCTGCTGACCGGCACCGGCGTCATTCCGGACAGCGACTTCACGTTGCTCGCCGGCGACGTAGTCGAGATAACGATCGCCGGGATCGGAACGCTCCGTAATCCGATCGTCCAGGGATAA